A portion of the Salmo trutta chromosome 1, fSalTru1.1, whole genome shotgun sequence genome contains these proteins:
- the LOC115201535 gene encoding peroxiredoxin-like, producing the protein MFNTSFNSTKLLSEVHVSCVIEILSLPLLCRINTERKHGGLGPMKVPLLADPTQAISRDYGVLKEDEGIVSRGLFVIDDKGILRQIPINDLPVGCSVDKTLPLVQAFQHTDKFGEVCPAGWRPGRDTIVPDVQKSKEFFSKQN; encoded by the exons ATGTTTAATACCAGCTTTAACTCTACCAAACTCTTATCTGAAGTTCATGTTTC ATGTGTAATTgagattctctctctccccctcctgtgCAGGATCAACACAGAGAGGAAACACGGAGGGCTGGGCCCCATGAAGGTCCCTCTGCTGGCTGACCCCACCCAGGCCATCTCCAGGGACTACGGAGTGCTGAAGGAGGATGAGGGCATAG TGTCCAGAGGTCTGTTTGTGATTGATGACAAGGGAATCCTGAGGCAGATCCCCATCAACGACCTGCCAGTGGGGTGCTCTGTGGATAAGACACTGCCGCTGGTGCAGGCCTTCCAGCACACTGACAAGTttggagagg TGTGCCCAGCAGGGTGGAGACCAGGGAGAGACACCATCGTTCCAGACGTCCAGAAGAGCAAGGAGTTTTTCTCCAAACAGAACTGA
- the LOC115201529 gene encoding transcription factor jun-B, with translation MSTKMEQPFYHDDSFLSAYGHSDAALHDYKHLKQNMNLNMTEPYRNLKSDLYQAAQQDVGSLKLASPELERLIIQNSNGIITTPTPGQYFYNRSITDEQEGFAEGFVKALDELHKINHMPMAPPNVSIGAGGVTTCSAAASSVFGSSLQPEPPIYTTLNAYCPNTNLSSASSYPSTTINYLPPHHQQSHHQQTSTHASHPFQYSLPGAGVHPQRLVAFKEEPQTVPDLHSSDGSPPMSPIDMENQEIIKAERKRLRNRLAATKCRRRKLERISRLEDKVKVLKSDNAGLSNTATVLREQVAQLKQKVLTHVSSGCQLMLTSKMEAF, from the coding sequence ATGTCTACAAAAATGGAGCAGCCTTTTTATCATGACGACTCTTTTCTCTCGGCTTACGGCCACTCTGATGCTGCATTGCACGACTACAAACACCTAAAGCAGAATATGAATTTGAACATGACAGAGCCATATCGCAACCTCAAGTCTGACTTATACCAAGCAGCGCAACAGGACGTCGGGTCACTGAAGCTTGCTTCCCCCGAACTCGAAAGGCTTATCATCCAAAACAGTAACGGTATAATTACTACTCCCACCCCAGGCCAGTACTTCTACAACCGGAGCATCACCGATGAGCAGGAGGGCTTTGCTGAGGGCTTCGTGAAAGCCCTGGACGAGCTCCACAAGATAAACCATATGCCCATGGCCCCGCCCAACGTGTCTATTGGAGCGGGTGGTGTGACGACCTGTTCGGCGGCGGCCTCTAGTGTCTTCGGCTCCTCCCTGCAGCCCGAGCCTCCAATCTACACAACACTGAACGCTTATTGCCCAAACACTAACCTCTCTTCCGCATCCAGTTACCCCAGTACCACCATCAACTACTTACCGCCGCACCACCAGCAGAGCCATCACCAACAGACCTCGACGCACGCGTCACACCCCTTTCAGTACTCTCTACCTGGCGCTGGGGTCCATCCACAGCGCCTTGTGGCTTTCAAAGAAGAACCACAAACCGTCCCTGATCTACACAGCAGCGACGGTTCCCCGCCAATGTCCCCAATCGACATGGAAAACCAAGAGATAATCAAGGCCGAGCGGAAGAGGCTTAGAAACCGACTAGCAGCAACCAAATGCCGGCGCCGCAAACTGGAGCGCATCTCCCGACTGGAGGACAAGGTGAAAGTTCTGAAGTCGGACAATGCTGGGCTCTCCAATACGGCGACTGTGCTTCGTGAACAAGTCGCCCAGCTCAAACAGAAAGTCCTGACACATGTAAGCAGCGGCTGTCAACTTATGTTGACGAGCAAAATGGAGGCATTTTAA